The genomic segment CGCGGCGCCCGAGCCCGGGTGGGAGGTCGACGCCGTCGTGCCCGACGAGGCGCAGATCGCGACGCTCGCCTGCGAGCGGCTCACGCGGGCCGGGCACCGCGACATCGCCTACATCGGCACGACCGACGAGTCGCGCGCCGCCCGCGGGCGCCTCATCGGCATCCGCTCCGCGCTCGGCGACGAGGGCATCGCCCTGGGCGACGACCGGCTCGAGTTCTGCTCGTCCGACGCGGCCGGCGGACGCGACGCCGCGGGACGTCTCCTCGACGGACCCATGCCGCCGACCGCGGTCATCTGCTTCAACGACCAGATCGCCATGGGCGTGATGCAGGCGGCGGCGAGGCGCGGCATCCGTGTTCCCGAAGGTCTCTCGGTCGTCGGCATCGACGATCTGCACCCCGTCGCCGACGCGCTCGACCCGGGTCTGACGACCGTCGCGCTGCCGCACGACGAGATGGGGCGGTGGGGGATGACGCGGCTGCTCGACCGCATCGACGGGACGGTGGCGGCACCGGCCGAGAGCCTGCATCTGCTGCGCGGGTGGCTGGTGGAGCGCGGATCGGTCGCGGCGCCGGCGCGGGTGTGAGCGGGGCCGGGCGCGCGCCGATCGCGGCGTCGCTCTCGCCGTGTGCCGGCCGAGCTGGGCCGACCCCGCGGGAGAAACCCCGCACCGCCGGAGCATCGCGGGAATCCCCGCCCGCCCCTACTCGCGGGCGGACAACCGGTCGATCGGCGCCACCCGCAACGGGGTGAGCGACGCATCGCTCACCGACACCGCACCACGGGCACCCTCGATCCGCAGACCACGCTCATCGGAGCTCCCGAAGGTCGCCATCGTCAGCGCAGCCTCCCCGTCGCCGGCGAACACCTCGACGGAACCGGCATCCACCACGATGTCCAAGGTGACGCGGCCGTCCCGCAAGGCCACCGGGGCGGTCCGCACCTCGCGATACGCGTCGGGCATGTCGGCGGCCACGGCGTCCGCGTCACGGGCGACGAACGCCACCTGCTCGCGGAAGTCGTACCCGACCGTCGCGAACGTGTCATCGCCGCCGAGGATCTTCACGCGCAGCTCGCCGTTCTTCTCGCTGGCGGCATCCAACTCCAACCGGTACGCACCCGAGGCCGGGATCTCCACGTCCACGCCCTCGCGTCCGTCGACCCGCGCATCGTCGATCGCCGCTGCCTCGCCCTCCAGCGCCGAGAGCTCCGGCGCGGGAGCCGAGTGCAGCCTTGGGCCCGCGGCATCCGACCGCAGTGTCAGCGTGCGCACGAGCGAGTCTGACCCGCCATGCCACTCCTCGGTGGGGAACTTGCCCGCGTACGCCCAGTTGTTCATCCAGCCGATGCTGTAGCGGGTGGCCAGGCGCTCCTGCTCGTCGAGCCGCGGGTCGTCCCACGTGACGGCCGCGTAGTAGTCGGGCCCGTGGTCGAGCCATTGGTGCCCGGAACCGTCGGGGGTGAAGCGCTCGCCGTCCCACTCGCCGACCCAGTACGCCGTGCCGGTGGTCTTGCCCTCGGCGGCGCCGTTCGCGCCGGCCACGAGCACCCAGCGCACGTCGTCGGGATCACCGTCCACCGACATGGGGAACAGGTCGGGGCACTCGAGCACCCCGAGCCCCGACGTCGCGAAGTCGGACGTGTACGTCCAGTCCTTGAGGTTCGGCGAGGTGTAGAAGCCGATCCGGTCGTGCTCGGCCAGCGCCATCACCCAGTGCCCCGCGGTTTCGTCCCAGAACACCCGCGGATCCCGCCAGTCGGCCACACCCGGGTTGTCCATCACCGGGTTGCCCTCGTACGACTCGAACGAGTAGCCGCCGTCGCGCGAGAAGAAGAGCGACTGGCGCTGCACGCCGTCGACCTGCTGCGTGACCAGCGCGATCACGGCGCCGGCGCCGAAGCCGGCCGTGCCCTTCTCGTCGACGACCGCAGTTCCGGTCCAGATGTCGCCGAGACCGTTGTCGTACTTCTCGATCGCGACGCCCTCGTCGGTCCAGTTCACGAGATCGGTCGAGGTCGCGTGGTACCAGGCGGTGCCGTTCCCGTCGGGATAGTCCGCGTTGTACAGGTAGTAGTAGTGCCAGACGCCGTCGAGGAGGAACGGCTTCTGCGGATCGTTCATCCAGTTCTTCTCCGGCGTGATGTGCACGGCCGGGCGGTGCGGCGACCAGTCGTCCGGGCGCTCGAACGCGTCGGCCGGCGCGGTGGGAGACGGGCGCACCTCGGGCCCCTCGTTCGCGGGCCGGGGGAGCGCGAACACGGTGACGAGCACCACGGCGACCGCCGCGATGACCGCCGCCGCCCAGAGCAGGGCGCGCCGCGAGGGGAACGTGGGCTGGGCGTCGTGATCGTGCATCGCAGATTCCTTCCGTTCGGGAGGGTCATACCGGAGCGGCGGCCGGGGGTTGCGGCATCCGTCGAAACCGGGTATTCCGGCCGAGACCGGGGGTGGCGTCCTCGGTCTCGGCGTGAATCCCTTGTTTCGGCGGGGTTGGCGCCGGAGGGTGTTGGGCGGGGTCTCGGGGGATCGGTGTCGGTCAGGGTCTCGGGGGATCGATGTCGGTCAGGGCGGTGTCGGTTGGTGGGCTGTTCTGCGGGTGCGGCTGCTGCTGGGGTCGAGGCATTCGTCGAACCAGGGAGTTCCGGCCGAACCCGGGGGTGGCGTCCTCGGTCTCGGCGGGAATCCCTTGTTTCGGCGGGGTTGGCGCCGGCGGGTGCCGGGCGGGTGCCGGGGGATCGGTGTCGGGCGGGTGTTGCGGGATCGGTGTCGGTTAGTGCGGCGTCGATGGGGCGTTCTGGGTGCGGCTGCTGCCAGGGGCGCGCGGCATCCGTCGAAACCGGGCATTCCGGCCGAAACCGGGGGCGGCGTCCTCTGTCTCGGCGCGAACCCCCTGTTTCGGCGGAGGTGAGGTCCGAGCCCCGGCCGCACCCCGGCCGAGCCCCGGCCGAGGGCGAGCCCCGGCCGAGCTCCGCCCGAGCCCCGGCGGCCGGGGGCCGCGGCATCCGTCGAAACCGGGTATTCCGGCCGAGACCGGATCCCCCGGAGCCCACCGACAGCGGAAGCCGAGCGGGAAGGGACGGAACGGATGCCTCGGCCCGAGGCCGAGCCGAGGCATCCGTCGCCCTCACCAGGGCCGGGACGGATCAGCGCAGCGGCTTGACCTGACCGCCGTTGTTGATGTTGATGTTCGCCGGAACATCGGCCCAGCCGCCGAGCCCGTCGCCACCGTACGAGTAGTCGACGCTCGTCGAGTCACCCGAGATGTCGACCTTCACCGTCGGCGCCAGCGTGCCGCCGCGGACGAAGTCGTCGTGCGTGCCGATGGTGTCGATGAACGACTGCACCAGGCCGCCGGGCATCACGTAGTGCGAGTACGCCTGGAAGGCGCCCGGGTGCTGGTTGTAATCCGGCGCGAACGGCTGACCCTGCAGATAGTTCAGGTTCGTCGGGTTGCCGAGGGCCAGCCCCGAGCCGGCGTTGAGCGGCTGGAAGTCCGAGCGGATGCCGTCGCCGACGAAGCCGTAGACGCCCTCGGGTCCGTCGATTCCCGCCGCGAAGGTGCTGCGGTGCGTGATCGTGAACAGGTACGCCTTGCCGTCCTTGAAGATGAACTGCGGGCGCTCGGTCTGGTCGGTGACGCAGTTGGCCGACAGGATCGGCGGGAGGAACTCCCACTCGGTCAGGTCGTCGTTCGTCGCCTTCGCCAGACCGACGTTCGCGATCTGGTACGGGGCGCCGGATGCGTTGACCTCTTCTACGGTCTCGGCGAACGGGTCACCCGGCTGGTAGCCGAGGTCCTCCTCCGTGCAGTACGCCTCCTCGCGGGGCATCGCGGTGTTGCCCTCGAAGACCATGTACGTCTCACCCGGGTTGGCCGGGTCCTCGAACGTGAACGGGTCGCGGAAGTTGAAGAACGGGTTCTGCTCGCCGGTCTGGTAGTACTCGCCGTCGGCCTGCAGCAGGTCGTGCACCGAGTCGAAGCCGGTGAGCTTCACGCCCTTGCCGGTCGCGTGCACCTTGCCGACGCTCAGCGCGAGGCGCGGGTCGTAGGGCTTGCGGTCCTTGCCCTGCTCGTCGCGGTAGAAGGCCACGTCGGTGAAGAACAGCTTCACCTCGCCGCCCTTGAAGACGCGCGCCGAACCCGAC from the Microbacterium atlanticum genome contains:
- a CDS encoding glycoside hydrolase family 32 protein is translated as MHDHDAQPTFPSRRALLWAAAVIAAVAVVLVTVFALPRPANEGPEVRPSPTAPADAFERPDDWSPHRPAVHITPEKNWMNDPQKPFLLDGVWHYYYLYNADYPDGNGTAWYHATSTDLVNWTDEGVAIEKYDNGLGDIWTGTAVVDEKGTAGFGAGAVIALVTQQVDGVQRQSLFFSRDGGYSFESYEGNPVMDNPGVADWRDPRVFWDETAGHWVMALAEHDRIGFYTSPNLKDWTYTSDFATSGLGVLECPDLFPMSVDGDPDDVRWVLVAGANGAAEGKTTGTAYWVGEWDGERFTPDGSGHQWLDHGPDYYAAVTWDDPRLDEQERLATRYSIGWMNNWAYAGKFPTEEWHGGSDSLVRTLTLRSDAAGPRLHSAPAPELSALEGEAAAIDDARVDGREGVDVEIPASGAYRLELDAASEKNGELRVKILGGDDTFATVGYDFREQVAFVARDADAVAADMPDAYREVRTAPVALRDGRVTLDIVVDAGSVEVFAGDGEAALTMATFGSSDERGLRIEGARGAVSVSDASLTPLRVAPIDRLSARE
- a CDS encoding glycoside hydrolase family 68 protein, whose protein sequence is MNTPPKRVRRLLTGGLAAVAVTASALVGLPTAAVADPTSGLPELQDGPQPTTHTQEAYAPEDDFTAKWTRADARQLKRLSDPATPSRENSMPSSLTMPEVPQDFPDMSNEQVWVWDTWPLTDEHGNQYSINGQEVIFSLVADRSLGFDERHVYAKIGYFFRPAGVPADERPENGGWTYGGLVFDEGVTGEIFEDKSFSHQTQWSGSARVFKGGEVKLFFTDVAFYRDEQGKDRKPYDPRLALSVGKVHATGKGVKLTGFDSVHDLLQADGEYYQTGEQNPFFNFRDPFTFEDPANPGETYMVFEGNTAMPREEAYCTEEDLGYQPGDPFAETVEEVNASGAPYQIANVGLAKATNDDLTEWEFLPPILSANCVTDQTERPQFIFKDGKAYLFTITHRSTFAAGIDGPEGVYGFVGDGIRSDFQPLNAGSGLALGNPTNLNYLQGQPFAPDYNQHPGAFQAYSHYVMPGGLVQSFIDTIGTHDDFVRGGTLAPTVKVDISGDSTSVDYSYGGDGLGGWADVPANININNGGQVKPLR
- a CDS encoding LacI family DNA-binding transcriptional regulator, yielding MGNGSATGSGRARVSDVAAAAGVSPTTVSHALSGARAVNAETRERILAVARELGYVPDRVASGLRRRRTGVVGLIGDDLAATPFAGRIIEGARRAGLERDVLLMVAESGGDADVERDLVARFLAQRVDGLLIARMYHQRVDRPAVPAEVPVVLVDAAPEPGWEVDAVVPDEAQIATLACERLTRAGHRDIAYIGTTDESRAARGRLIGIRSALGDEGIALGDDRLEFCSSDAAGGRDAAGRLLDGPMPPTAVICFNDQIAMGVMQAAARRGIRVPEGLSVVGIDDLHPVADALDPGLTTVALPHDEMGRWGMTRLLDRIDGTVAAPAESLHLLRGWLVERGSVAAPARV